The following coding sequences are from one Sesamum indicum cultivar Zhongzhi No. 13 linkage group LG11, S_indicum_v1.0, whole genome shotgun sequence window:
- the LOC105173843 gene encoding organic cation/carnitine transporter 7-like, which produces MMGDRESDGYTVDEALSSVGFGTFQGLALVFAGIGWFADAMEITLLSFIGPALESEWSLSPTEESLLSTAVFGGMIVGSYFLGFIADAYGRRMGIRGVAMITFAAGLLSAFSPDYKSLVVLRFIVGFGAAGGHVYSAWFLEFIPTSNRGAWILVMSFSWIIGELLEASLAWIIMPRWGWRWLLALSSVPSLAVLFMSSFAPETPRYLFIKGRTNEAVRVLEKIALINRKELPTGNLVSDYQTSQPEDETPLLLSSKTRGVEKWLGSLSQLFSSDLLCTTLLSWILFFAYTFAYYGIQLMISALSSDQSDCRSLSIFPKNAEKGSLYVNVFITCLAELPALLLAMLLVERLGRKRCMEILTLLTVVFILPLLSHQNATVTTALLVSGRMFLSAAFTTLSLYAKEVYPTSVRSSGFGLALVYPTSVRASGYGLATAVGRIGGMICPLVAVGLVRGCHQTLAVVVFGIIILISGICVVFFPFETKGRGLTDVVSN; this is translated from the exons ATGATGGGAGATCGTGAGAGTGATGGATACACAGTAGATGAAGCACTTTCGAGTGTGGGGTTTGGAACGTTCCAGGGCCTGGCGCTGGTTTTCGCTGGAATTGGTTGGTTTGCGGACGCCATGGAAATCACTCTGCTCTCCTTCATAGGGCCAGCACTTGAATCTGAATGGTCCCTCTCTCCCACTGAGGAGAGTCTTCTCTCCACTGCTGTTTTTGGTGGAATGATTGTTGGGTCATATTTCTTGGGCTTCATTGCTGATGCTTATGGAAGAAG GATGGGAATTCGAGGTGTAGCAATGATAACGTTTGCAGCCGGGCTTTTAAGTGCCTTTTCCCCGGATTACAAATCATTAGTCGTCCTTCGTTTTATCGTTGGATTCGGGGCTGCGGGGGGGCATGTCTATTCAGCCTGGTTCTTGGAGTTCATACCGACTTCTAATAGAGGGGCTTGGATACTCGTTATGTCGTTTTCCTGGATAATTGGAGAACTTTTGGAGGCTTCTCTTGCATGG ATTATCATGCCTAGATGGGGTTGGAGGTGGCTACTTGCCTTATCCTCTGTCCCATCTTTGGCAGTGCTGTTCATGTCTAGTTTTGCGCCAGAGACTCCAAGGTACTTATTCATAAAAGGTAGAACAAATGAAGCAGTCAGAGTCTTGGAAAAAATAGCTCTGATCAACCGAAAAGAACTTCCCACCGGCAATCTTGTCTCTGATTATCAAACAAGTCAGCCAGAGGACGAAACTCCTCTCCTTCTCTCAAGCAAGACAAGGGGAGTTGAGAAATGGCTTGGATCTCTCTCTCAACTCTTCTCATCAGATTTACTATGCACCACTCTTCTTTCATGGATATTGTTCTTTGCCTACACATTTGCATATTACGGCATCCAACTGATGATCTCCGCGTTGAGCAGCGATCAAAGTGATTGCCGCTCATTAAGCATCTTTCCCAAAAATGCCGAGAAGGGTAGCCTCTATGTTAATGTTTTCATCACTTGTTTAGCAG AACTTCCAGCTCTGCTTTTGGCTATGCTTCTGGTGGAAAGGTTAGGCCGGAAGCGTTGTATGGAAATCCTGACGCTGCTAACAGTCGTTTTCATCCTACCGCTGCTTTCACATCAGAACGCAACCGTGACTACAGCTTTATTAGTCAGCGGCCGCATGTTCCTCTCTGCCGCGTTTACCACTTTGAGCCTCTATGCAAAAGAG GTTTATCCGACTTCTGTGAGGTCCAGCGGCTTCGGGCTAGCCTTG GTTTATCCAACTTCTGTAAGAGCCAGTGGCTACGGACTTGCAACTGCTGTGGGGAGAATCGGTGGTATGATATGTCCTCTGGTGGCAGTAGGACTGGTGAGGGGTTGCCATCAAACACTTGCAGTTGTTGTGTTTGGGATCATTATACTTATTTCTGGTATCTGCGTTGTGTTTTTCCCATTTGAGACGAAGGGGAGAGGACTAACGGACGTTGTTAGCAACTAA